In a genomic window of Streptomyces puniciscabiei:
- a CDS encoding MASE1 domain-containing protein, with product MAVARRQGLRRSGPAALEICVIAALYYGSARLGLLQQLVRGQVTPLWPPSGIAVASLLLRGPRVWPGIALGAFLVNISLGPSLPAVLAIAAGNTLAPVCSYLLLGRTGFRTELDRLRDALALIFLGGFTGMLVSATTGTGTLALAGALRPGDFWPTWSVWWTGDAMGVLVVTPVLLALRSAYRPKSARPSRCVEALLLAAATAGVGFLVAGHAPLLFLGFPLLTWAAFRFQLAGAAPCALAVSTFAIIAGAERTGPFAGHDLLTKMITLQAFNGSAALTALLLSAVVSERNRTQREIARACTQLAGMAARIAAGDHRPALPDTGKEDEKAETRQEGHGREAGDPRTPQRPSPHR from the coding sequence ATGGCTGTCGCGCGGCGTCAAGGGCTCCGGCGCAGTGGTCCGGCCGCCCTGGAGATCTGTGTCATCGCCGCGCTGTACTACGGCTCGGCCAGGCTGGGACTGCTCCAGCAGCTGGTGCGCGGCCAGGTCACCCCGCTGTGGCCGCCGAGCGGTATCGCGGTGGCGAGCCTGCTCCTGCGCGGGCCACGGGTCTGGCCGGGCATCGCGCTCGGCGCGTTCCTGGTCAACATCTCGCTGGGGCCGTCGCTGCCGGCCGTGCTCGCCATCGCGGCGGGGAACACCCTCGCTCCGGTCTGCTCCTACCTGCTGCTGGGCCGAACGGGATTCCGCACGGAACTGGACCGGCTGCGGGACGCCCTCGCACTGATCTTTCTCGGTGGGTTCACGGGGATGCTGGTCAGCGCGACGACGGGCACCGGGACCCTGGCCCTCGCCGGGGCGCTGCGCCCCGGCGACTTCTGGCCGACGTGGTCGGTGTGGTGGACCGGCGACGCGATGGGCGTCCTGGTGGTCACGCCGGTCCTGCTCGCCCTGCGCTCGGCGTACCGGCCGAAGAGCGCGCGGCCGTCCCGGTGCGTGGAGGCACTGCTGCTCGCGGCCGCGACGGCCGGCGTCGGATTCCTCGTGGCCGGTCACGCGCCCCTGCTGTTCCTCGGCTTCCCGCTGCTGACCTGGGCGGCCTTCCGCTTCCAGCTGGCCGGGGCCGCGCCCTGCGCGCTGGCCGTGTCGACCTTCGCGATCATCGCCGGTGCCGAGCGGACGGGTCCGTTCGCCGGTCACGACCTGCTGACCAAGATGATCACCCTGCAGGCCTTCAACGGTTCCGCCGCACTGACCGCGCTGCTGCTCTCGGCGGTCGTCAGCGAGCGGAACCGGACCCAGCGGGAGATCGCACGGGCCTGCACGCAGCTCGCCGGGATGGCGGCCAGGATCGCGGCCGGCGACCACCGTCCGGCCCTCCCCGACACGGGGAAGGAGGACGAGAAGGCGGAGACGAGGCAAGAGGGGCATGGGAGGGAGGCCGGAGACCCGCGGACACCACAAAGGCCGTCTCCTCATCGCTGA